One Deltaproteobacteria bacterium DNA segment encodes these proteins:
- a CDS encoding cysteine hydrolase — protein sequence MSLLTLQMPALPDPVKVVLQPATTALLVFDMIDRICKSQPNCTGVMMPALASLLARSRKAGVFVLYSTKEPESSNWMAEVAPAPADPIVKSYGQDRFYNTDLDKTLKAKGIATLILTGWKVSGSVVYTSVGATLRGYTVVVPTDASLAATDYEVAIGQFQILNQNSANPTNEPLKANASTLSRTDMIAFQ from the coding sequence ATGTCATTACTGACGCTGCAAATGCCGGCCCTTCCCGACCCGGTCAAAGTCGTCCTCCAACCCGCGACGACGGCTTTGTTGGTGTTCGACATGATCGATCGTATCTGCAAGAGCCAGCCGAATTGCACCGGCGTCATGATGCCCGCACTCGCCTCGCTCTTGGCTCGATCACGAAAGGCCGGCGTGTTCGTCCTGTATTCCACCAAAGAGCCGGAAAGCTCGAATTGGATGGCGGAGGTTGCCCCCGCTCCCGCCGACCCCATCGTCAAGTCGTATGGTCAGGACCGATTCTACAACACCGATCTCGACAAAACGCTGAAGGCCAAGGGGATTGCGACACTGATTCTCACGGGCTGGAAGGTCAGCGGCTCGGTGGTCTACACATCGGTCGGAGCCACACTGCGGGGCTACACCGTCGTCGTGCCCACGGACGCGAGCTTAGCCGCAACGGACTACGAAGTGGCGATCGGCCAGTTCCAAATATTGAATCAGAACAGTGCCAACCCCACCAACGAACCGCTGAAAGCGAACGCCTCAACCTTGAGCCGTACGGATATGATCGCCTTTCAGTAG
- a CDS encoding VOC family protein, with translation MLTRIQHAAIVSENFVREAKFFEAAFGMKRSKPGSEEEEKAIRTNYAVSISDGYVGVTVIGRKPGYVPGLHHFGVDVDDVDEAIRRIKKKYPQVAVLKRPSNRPFATYGAHDPEGNYFDLTQEGMSNRRDVYTEKQREQPRRIHHIKLRVMNAPAIAEFYRDLFDLKEEEKALEDPNFYLTDGKMTIVVAPWKMSDFEGAGIDRPGIEHIGFQVDNVETVKKELAALREKDPDMRERIIAEPSEGERRTALIAGCRYCKHVTSSPDGVFVDVCE, from the coding sequence GTGTTAACAAGGATTCAACACGCCGCCATTGTCAGTGAAAACTTTGTCCGCGAAGCCAAGTTCTTCGAGGCCGCCTTCGGCATGAAACGCTCGAAGCCTGGATCGGAAGAAGAAGAGAAAGCGATTCGAACGAATTATGCCGTCAGCATCAGCGACGGCTACGTCGGCGTTACGGTGATCGGCCGCAAGCCCGGCTATGTGCCGGGGCTGCATCATTTTGGCGTCGACGTCGACGACGTCGACGAAGCGATCCGCCGCATCAAGAAAAAATATCCCCAAGTCGCCGTGCTCAAGCGGCCGTCGAACCGGCCGTTTGCCACCTACGGCGCGCACGATCCCGAAGGCAACTATTTCGACTTGACGCAAGAAGGCATGTCGAACCGGCGCGACGTTTACACGGAGAAACAACGAGAGCAGCCGCGGCGCATCCATCATATCAAGCTGCGCGTCATGAACGCGCCGGCCATTGCTGAGTTCTACCGCGACTTGTTCGATTTAAAGGAAGAAGAAAAAGCTTTGGAAGATCCCAACTTCTATCTCACGGACGGCAAGATGACGATCGTCGTCGCGCCGTGGAAGATGAGCGATTTCGAAGGCGCCGGCATCGACCGCCCCGGCATCGAACACATCGGCTTCCAAGTCGACAACGTCGAGACGGTGAAAAAAGAATTAGCCGCGCTGCGCGAAAAAGATCCCGACATGCGCGAGCGCATCATCGCCGAACCCAGCGAAGGCGAGCGGCGCACGGCGCTGATCGCCGGCTGCCGCTACTGTAAACACGTCACGTCGAGCCCGGATGGGGTGTTTGTGGATGTCTGCGAGTAA